The genomic stretch CGACAACATCTGCTAGTAAACCTACCTTTAGGGCATTCCCCATGCGCTTAATCCCAATCGCTCCAAAATAGACCGTAATGACATAGAGGGTCGTATCGGTACTACCCTGCATTGTAGAAGCTAACCTTCCTATAAACGAATCTGGCCCATAAGTACTAATAATATCCGTCGTCATCGCAAGCGCACCTGTACCAGAAATTGGACGTACAAGGGCTAACGGCACTATTTCTGTTGGCACTCCAATTGCTTCTAGAGGAACTTTTAACAAACTACTTAGAAAAGCCATAGCTCCTGAAGCTCGAAACACTGAAATGGCAACCATCATGCCAACAAGATAAGGAACGATCGAGACAGCGATAGAAAGTCCTTCTTTCCCACCTTCTACAAACGTTTCATAGGTAGGTACTCTTTTCCAAGTTCCATACGCTAATATAAACCCAATCATAAGAGGGATGATCCAAATCGACATATTCACGTCGAACCCCCCCCTTTACTCCTTCTATAAAAGAAACGATCGATGAGAATCGCTCCAATTGTTGAGCATGCCGTTGCTGCAATGGTTGTACCTATTATTTCAGTTGGCGAAACAGAACCATATTTCATCCTGATCGCGATTACGGTTGTTGGGATTAGCGTTAAGCTAGACGTATTAAGAGCGAGCAACGTGACCATTGATCTTGTCGCGTTGTCTTTCATGTCGTTAAGCTTTTTTAGTTCTTCCATAGCTTTTATCCCCATTGGTGTCGCCGCATTACCGAGCCCAAACATGTTCGCCATCATATTGGAAAGAATATATCCCATAGCTGGGTGATCTGGTGGTACCTCAGGAAATAGTTTTCTAGCAATTGGTTTAAACCCTTTCCCTAGTAAATCAAGTAAGCCAGATTTCTGAGCAATTCTCATTAAACCAAGCCAAAAAATAAGAACACTTAACAATCCAATACAAACCGCTACGGCTTCTTCTGCTCCTGTAAAAATGGCTTTATTCACGTCTTCCATCGTTCCATTAATAAGGGCATAAAGGATGCCAATCAGGAATAAGCCGGCCCAGATGAGATTAACCATTGAGCTCACGACCTCTATCGAATGAAAAAAGCTCTTTTAGAAAACTCCAAAATCCTTTGTTTTCTTCCTTATCTCCCTCGTACATAATCGGTGCTTTGATAATTGTTTCACCATTTAATTTCACAGTATACATACCAACTGGCTCAGACGATCCAAGTTCATCCCATTTATTTTTATCCGGTGGATCTACGAGTTGGATGGTTGATTCAACCTGATTCCTCTCATCTTCTGCTAACGGATAAGAAAGATCTCTACTTAACGTAACGTTATCCTTGTATGGTTCTTTCTTCACGTCCTTTAGCTTACCTTTAGGCTCAAGAAGGGTTAGTTCATAGTTCGCATATCCCCAATTAAACATGGAAATGTGATCATTCCAATCGTCTGGAGCGTCTAACGTTACAGCAATAAGCGTCATGTCATCTCGCTCTGCAGTTGAAACGAGCGTTCTTTTTGCTCGTTTGGTGTAACCAGTTTTCCCACCAGTGGAATCCGAATATAAACTTGTTAAAAGCTTATTCTTATTACGCCATACATAATCCCATTCTTCCATTTCGTTGGGAGCCTTATGTACTTTTGTTCCTGAAATAATTCGATACGTCTCGTTATTCATGGCATACTGAGTTAGTATGGCCATATCATAGGCTGTTGAAAGATGATCTTCATGATCATCCAAACCATGCGGATTCATAAATACCGTCTTCGACATCCCGATCTCTTCTGCCTTTTGATTCATTAACGTTACAAAACCATCTAAACTGCCACCAACCTCCTCAGCGATCGCGACCGCGGCATCGTTTCCCGAGCGCAACATTAAACCGTACACTAAGTTTTCAAGCGTTATTTTTTCTCCTTCTTTTAAGTATAAAGAAGAGCCTTCCGTCCCAGCAGCATTACGACTCACTGTTACTTTCTCATTCATTTTGCCTGATTCAATTGCAAGAACTGCAGTCATAATTTTTGTGATGCTAGCTATTCTTCGTTGGGAATACGCGTCTTTTTCATAAAGGACCCTTCCTGTTTCTTGTTCAATTAGTATCGCGCTTCTTGCTGAAACACCAATCCCATTCGCAAAAGCCTCTCCTGGAATCATTAGAAACAGCAGAGCTGCAATTAATATTAAGACGCCAATTTTTGTCTTCAACGAGTTCATCATGACATCCACGTCCCTTAGGCTCTATATTTGTACAAGTCTATGAGCATGAATCGTGGGATATGTCTATCAATCCTCGTTTACGTTTGAAAACACAACTCGATAATCTGTGACATCTTTTAACGCCTTTTCTTCAATTGGAATGCGGACTTTCAATAACAAAATTCCGTTTAAAAGTGTAAACACAATCGCCGTAATATACGAGGAAAAAATAAGTGGGAGTGAAATGATTTCGAGGGCCACAATCACATAATTTGGATGTTTTATATAACGATAGGGTCCTTTTTTGACAACGTTAGCATCTGGCAGAACAATAATTTTCGTGTTCCAAAACCGTCCAAGGCTTTTGATTGTCCAAAAACGAAGAAATTGTGCCAGAACAAATATCCCTAACATGATTGTCCAAATGATCGACAATGAAAAGCCTCGTAATATGGTTTCAATGCCGACAGCAAGAAGAAAACTGATATGCAGCATCACGATATACTTATAGTGGTTCTGGCCTAATTCTTTCGCTCCTCGCTCCTTCATCCACCTCTCATTACTCTTTGCAAGCATTAATTCACCTAAACGCTGAATAACTAGAATACTAAAAATCCCCGCAAACAGAAGACTCATTTATGCCTCTCCTTTTTCCCATTTTAATAACAATAGTTCTGAACAAAACCCGGGTCCAAGTGCAGCCATAAGTCCAATATCTTCTTCCTTACAACCATTTTGTAGTATTTGATCCAATACGTATATAACCGTTACAGAACTCATATTGCCATAATTTCTTAATACATCTCGCGAAACAGATGTCTTATCACGACTGAACCCAAGTGCTTCCTCGTAAGCTGTCAACACTTTTGTCCCACCAGGATGAGCAATAAAATAATTGATTTCTTCGGTAGTTTTCTTTTCTGAGCTAAGAAATTGTAAAACATTCGGTTCAAGCCAACTTGCAACAATTGATGGAATCGATTTAGAAAAAACAACATGCAAGCCTTCATTGCTTACTTCCCAGCCCATTACGTCTTCCGAATTCTTCATTAGTGTTGAGCGTGTCGCTACTACTTTTGCCAGACTGCTCATATTGGACCGTTTCTTAATTGGCGACTTTTCTCCAATCATTAAAACGGAAGAGGTTCCGTCTGCAAACAAGGCCGTACCTATAAGATTACTTTTGGAATAATCCCCGTGCTGAAAAGTTAAGCTACACAACTCTACATTTATGACAAGAACAGCCTGCTCCGGGTGAGCAAGACAGTAATCATGAGCTCTCGCTATGCCTGCAGCTCCTCCCGCACAACCAAGACCCCAAATCGGAATACGTTTTGTATGAAGGGAAAATGGAAGAACATTCATAAGTCTTGCCTCTATACTTGGAGTTGAAATTCCTGTTGTTGATACAAAAAAGATCGCATCTACATCTTCACAGCTCACAGCTTCTTTTAGATAAACGGGATTCTGAAGACAATGCTCTACCGCCTTTTTTGCATATTCAACAGCAAGCGTAATGTATTTTTCGTTTTTTTCTTCGAAGGTTGGTCCGCTACTGTACCACTCTAGAGGCATTGCAAAATATCTTGTATCAATTTCTGCACTTTGAAAAACAGGAAGCAGGCGTTCAATATCTTTAAAATGTTGACCAAACTGTTTTTTTGCAAATGAGGCAGCTTCCGTTTGTTCGAGGCAATGAGGGGGTAAACATTTCCCGATTGATAGGATCATTGGCTTTTACTCCTTTTACCTTTTCAACTAGTTTCCGAAATCCTTCTACTTTTTATACAAGAAGTTCTAGAGGAGCGGGATTTGTCCCCTTATATCGTTGCTTATTAAAACGAAAAAAAGATGTCTCAATCTGGAGACATCTTTTCATTATTTAACGTATTCGTAGACTTATTTTTCTTAATTTCAGCTAAACTCGCGTAAAGTTGTGATAAATCCGAATTATCAAGTGGGCGAAAAAACTCTTCTTCAGTGTTGATATAGAGACGTTTTCTTCCTGGATAAAACGAAAGTAGATTTAGAGCAACAGCCTCCTGTAAGGGTAGATCATAACTCCATATTCCTTTAGCCATTGCCGTTTCTCCAAAAATAGCAGGATACAAGACATGAAATCTTTTTTCATTTCCATTCTGAACATAAGTTACGGTAGAGCGAACGAACGAATCCTCTGGGGAATTGGAACGCTCTTTCTTTAGGTGTTCATAGGTGACATCAACGACTTTCATCGATTATCCTCCTTCACCAAATACGCAAGTTTATTCTGGAATTTCCTGAAACTTCTCAAAAAACAGGTCTGCTTCTTCCTCTTCCTTATCTTCGCTACCATCAGGAAGTGGGGGGAGATCTTTGATTGAGCTTAATCCAAAATGAAAAAGAAACTCTCGTGTTGTTCCATATAGAATCGCTCTGCCGGCTTTTTCCGCTCGCCCTGCTTCTTTAATGAGTAATTTACTCATCAAAGTTTGAAGAGGCTTATCCGTTTTCACGCCTCGAATCTCTTCAATTTCAACCCTCGTAATCGGTTGTTTATAAGCGATGATTGCAAGCGTTTCAAGAGCAGCTTGTGAAAGCGTATGATTACCAGGTGTGTCGACCAGCTTCTCGATATAAGATGCGTTTTTAGCATTTGTCGTTAGCTGATAACCCCCACCGATGAAGCTAATCTTAAAACCACGATCTTTTTCATCATATTCTTGTTGCAGGTCTTTTAGTGCATCTAGAAGGGTGTTCTCTTCCAATGAAATAGTTTCACAAAGAGATTTGACAGTAATCCCTTCGTCACCTACTACAAATAGAAGACTTTCGATGATGCTCTTTATTTCTTCATTCGTCACACTGATGCCTTCCCTTCTCGTTCAAAAATCATGATTTCACCAAAGTTTTGATCTTGTTCACATGCTACATCTCTCGTTTTCATTAGTTCAAGAACAGCGAGAAACGTTACAATCATATGCCCACGATCCGCTTCACTAAAGAGCTCACTAAAGCGTCTCTTAGCGCCTCCTTGCAACTGATGACGGATATCATTCATCCGATCTTCAATTGGAATTTCTTCACTTTGAACTGTGGTTCGCTTTGGTTTTTTATCCTTTACTCGCCTCGTCATTTTTTGAAATGCTGCAAGCATATCGTATAAAGTAACATCCCCAATTGATGTTTGATCGTCTTCTTGGGTGTATTCACTTATATCAGCAGGAGGCCGCGCATAGAGCAAACTTCGACTAGACTCTTTTTTCTTCAGATCATTTGCTGCTTCTTTAAATCTTCTGTATTCAACAAGACGTTGAACAAGTTCATCACGAGGGTCATCCTCAAAGTCCGGGTCCTGTTCCAATATTTCTTCTTCTTTTTGCGGAAGAAGCATTTTGCTTTTAATCGCAAGTAACGTTGCTGCCATGACAAGATATTCACTCGCTATATCAAGTTCTAACTCTTGCATGGTGTGTACAAATGTTAAATATTGATCCGTAATTTGGGAGACCGGTATGTCATAAATGTCAACTTCGTACTTATTTATAAGGTGCAGTAGTAAATCCAGCGGACCTTCAAATGCATCTACTTTTACATTATATTGCATCATTTTCCATCTTCCTTTATTCATGTCCATCGAGTATACCCGATTATATCATATTTCAACTATACAACAGATGACGGTCTCTTTAAATGTGATCGATAAAGCGATGCACTTTCGATGCCTCGCGCTATTGTGCTACACTACAAAAGAAACGGAGGAATCAGTATGTATCCAGAAGCTTATATTGAATATCTGGCTCATTTCCACGGTCTTCGTGACTATTTTGAGTGTCATGAGATTCTTGAAGAACATTGGAAGGAAGATCCTCGAGAAAGTCGTAAGCTTCATTGGGTAGGTCTTATCCAAATTGCTGTTGGACTCTACCATCATCGACGTGGTAACTTCACTGGTGCCAAAAGAATGATTACGAATGCGAAGCGCATTGTATTAAATGAAAGAGAAGAACTTAAGAGTTTAGCTATCAATGTTGATGAGCTTTCTGAAAATCTCACTTCCGAACTTCAACGAATCAACGAAGCTTTGCCATATAACAGCTTTGAAATTCCGCTTACAAATAATGCTCTTATCACTATGTGTCAAAATAGATGTCTTGAACTCGGTTGTATTTATGGTAGCAAAAGTGATCTTGCTAACATTGAACTGATTGATCGTCACACAAGAAGAGATCGGTCAGATATTATCCAAGAAAGAAAGCAACAACAACAATTAAAACAGCAGAAAAGGAACGGCTAAGCCGTTCCTTTTCTGCTTATAATCAATCGTTTACTTCATATTCTCTTCTAGGTGACACCGTTCAAAAAAAGTTCCTGTATATTCATTTCCTTTAATACATATTTCATCACTGAGCATCTCACGGAGTGCTTCGACCATTTGTTTACCAATCCCTTGATGACGATGAGAAGGATTTACGCTAATGTCTTTTAATTCGACTTCGTTCTCGCTAACCCACTCAATTCCAAGCAATCCAATGATATCTTCTTCTTTCCAAAGAAAAAGCTGCAGTGAATCCAATTCTTCATAGTCTTTGATTGATTGTTGCAGTTTTTTAATATCTTTTTCATTTGGCATAAAACTCAATAATCCCATGGCTATTTTCTCATGAGCTTTTTTATAACGAATTAGCATGATTATCCCTCATTAAAGTAATTCTTGGCTCTCCGTTTAGTAACATATTCGAACTTAGATGGGAATGTTCTTCTCATCTAACGAAAGAGCGCAGTGAGCATGATCATTTCCATCACGCACAAATGAATCCACTAATATTCTTGATGACTTCCGGGTATTCCACAAGTTATATCTACCCTTCTCCGCATACCATACTCATCATAGCCAAAAATGAACAGATAATCAACCTTCAAATGATTTTGATAAATTCGCCATTTCAATTGCTGCAGTTGCTGCATCCCAGCCTTTATTTCCAGCTTTTGTACCAGCCCGTTCAACAGCTTGTTCAATCGTATTAGTTGTTAATACGCCAAAAATAACTGGAACGCCAGTCTGCATTGTTAAATTCGCTACGCCTTTAGACACTTCTCCACATACATAATCAAAATGAGGTGTTGCTCCACGAATCACGGTTCCAAGGGTAATAATCGCATCATATTTACCTGAATCCACCATTTTTTTTGCGGCAAAAGGAATCTCAAACGCTCCAGGCACCCAGGCTACATCAATGTTATCTTCTGAAAGGCCGTGGCGTTTCAGTGCGTCTTCAGCACCTCCAAGTAGTTTACTTGTTATAAATTCATTAAATCTTCCTACTACTATACCCACTTTTAATCCAGATCCAACCAAATTTCCTTCAAATGTTTGTCCCATCTTTAATAACCTCCTATAGTTTCGTTACTTTATTAGAAATGTAGCATATGTCCTAGCTTACTGTGTTTGGTTTTCAGGTAGCGTTCGTTCTCTTTTCTTGAAGGCATTTGAAGCGCTACTCTTGACGCTACTTCAAGACCATAACCGGTTAACCCCGCTATTTTTCTAGGGTTGTTTGTTAACAAGTTCATTTTTGAAACACCAAGATCACGCAATATCTGAGCGCCAATCCCATAGTCTCTTAAATCCGGCTTAAATCCAAGCTTTTCATTTGCTTCAACGGTATCGTAACCCTCTTCTTGAAGCTTATAAGCTTTCATCTTATTTAGAAGTCCAATCCCTCTTCCTTCTTGACGCATGTAGAGAAGCACACCGTGGCCTTCTTCTTCTATTTGTGCCAAAGCTGCATGGAGCTGTGGACCGCAATCACAGCGGAAAGATCCAAAGACGTCACCTGTTAAGCATTCAGAATGAACGCGAACAAGTGTCGGTTGATCAGGAATAATCTCTCCCTTTATTAGTGCTACATGCTCTTTCTGATCAATAATATTTGAATATCCGACAGCTCGAAAAGATCCAAATTCAGTAGGAAGTTCGATTTCTACTTCCTTTTGAACAAGCACATCTTTACGATTTCGATACTGAATTAAATCCTTAATTGTAATCATCTTCAAATCGAATTCTTCAGAGATCTCTTTTAAATCCGGGACTCGTGCCATCTCACCGTCTTCTTTCATAATTTCACAGATAACACCCGCAGGGGCTGAACCTGATAGTCGAGCTAAATCAACTGCTGCTTCTGTATGTCCCGCTCTTCTAAGTACTCCCCCATCCTTAGCAATTAAAGGAAAAATATGACCTGGTCGGTTAAAATCAGCGGGTTTTGCATCCGAATGGATGAGATATTGAATTGTTGTGGCTCTTTCTGCTGCTGAAATGCCAGTGGTTGTACTTTTATGGTCTACACTAACGGTAAAGGCTGTGCCGTGAGAATCGGTATTATGGTCAACCATAGGACTTAGTTTCAGTTGATTCGCGCGTTGTTCAGTTATCGGGGTACAAACAAGCCCTCTCCCTTTAGTGATCATAAAATTAATCGTCTCTGGCGTTACCTTATCTGCTAACGCAATAAAATCCCCTTCATTCTCTCTGTCTTCGTCATCACAAACAATAACGACCCGGCCTTGCATTAAATCGTAAATGGCTTCTTCAACTGTGTGGAACATAACTTAACCTCCATCCTGTTGCATCACTTATTTAAACCCATGGTCTTCAAAAAACTGGCTTCCTAGTGAAGCTGTGGGTTCTGGCTTCGATCCGCTTCTTTGTTCTAGATATCTCATAATGTACTTCCCAAGCATATCGCATTCAATGTTTACTGTATCTCCCACTCTTTTCTTACCAAGCACCGTTTCTTCGACAGTATGAGGAATAAGTGAAATCGTAAGAGAGTGTTCTCCGATCCCAAAAACAGTAAGACTTGTGCCATCTACCGAAACCGATCCCTTTTCGACAAAGTAAATTAACAGATTCCGAGGAATGGAGATATCATAGTAAATCGCGTTATCAATTTGCTCGACCCGTGTAATTTCCCCAACACCGTCAACATGGCCAGAAACAAAGTGACCTCCAAAACGTCCGTTTGCTGACATAGCCCGTTCAAGATTCACTGAAGAATTCGGCGCTAATTGACGTAAGCTACTAGAACGAAATGTTTCAGGCATAATATCGACAGAAAAAGAAGCCTCTGTAAATGATGTAACCGTTAAGCAAACACCGTTTATCGAAATACTATCTCCTAGATGAACGTCCGATAACACTTTCGATGCAGCGACCTGCATAACAATTGACTCTCCAGCTTGCTGCACACTTTCCACTCTGCCAATCTCTTCTACGATACCTGTAAACATTATGAAGTCCCCCTTGATGAGATAATACGAATATCTTGTCCAATGCGCTCAACGCTTTCAATCGATAAATCGACCGCTTCGCTCATGAATTCAAATCCTTTAGCTCCAAATGCTGTTGGAGATTCTTTTCCACCAATGAGCTTAGGCGCAATGTATGTAATCACCTGCTGAAAAGTACGAGCTTCCAAAAAACTACCGTGCACTTCAGATCCACCTTCCACAAAAATGGAAGTAATTTCTCGCTCCCCAAGGAGAGCTAATACATCTTCAATAGGAAGAGCTGGATTAGCTACTTCTAGTACCTGAACATGTGCGGGAAATGCTCGCTCACTCTTTAGCACAGCCTGTTTGGTTGTTATAATCCAAGTGTCGGCTTTCTGATCATTTATCACTTTTGCTTCAGAAGGAATCCTTAGATTACGATCAAGAATAATTCTGATTGGAGAAAGCCCTTCTCCATATCGAGTCGTAAGGGACGGATCGTCTGAAAGAACAGTTCCAATTCCTACTAAAATAGCGTCATGCTGATGACGGAAAGCATGTACATCTTTCCGAGCTTCTTCTCCTGTTATCCATTTGCTATCACCAGTATGTGAAGCAATTTTCCCATCTAACGTTGCCGCAGCTTTTAAAGTGACGTATGGCCGTTTATGAGAGATATAGTGGAAGAACATGCGATTCAATTTAAGTGCTTCTTCCTCTAATAGTCCAATCGTTACCTTTATCCCCGCAGCTTGGAGCTTGGACACGCCTTGACCAGCTACGAGTGGATTCGGATCCTGACTAGCCACATAAACTTCGCTAACTCCTGCATGAATAAGAGCATCCGAACAAGGAGGCGTGCGACCATAATGACTACACGGCTCAAGCGTGACATAAGCCGTGCTACCCTTAGCTTCACTCCCAGCCATTCTCAAAGCCTGTATTTCTGCATGACCTTCTCCAGCTTTCAAATGGGCGCCCATCCCTACGATTCGTCCATTATTTACAAGTAAACAACCAACGGAAGGATTTGGACGTGTTTGACCAATAGTACTTTTAGCCATTTCAATCGCAGTGGTCATAAAATCCATATGATTCATCGTGTTTGCTCCATTTCTACTCTCCTTAGTGGTTAAGAAAGAGAATAAAAAAACTCCCACAACGGTGTTATGGGAGTCAAAATTATATGCCAAATAAGCCTTTTGAATCCAGGATTCAAAAGGAGATTAGTCATAATTTTCCTTCTCCCATCCAGACTATACTGTCGGTTCTGGTTTCACACCAGATCCACCGTTTGCTTACGCAACCGGGTCACGGACTTAGCTAGCTTAAGCTAGACATCACCGCCGGTTGGGACTTTCACCCGACCCCGAAGGAAAGTATTTAGTTTTGATGGTGTCTGAACTATTCTTCGTCCCAGACTTTAACTTCTTTCATCACATCGCCTTGTTTAATGCGAAGAACCGTATCCATTCCTTCTGTTACCTGACCAAAAACAGTGTGAACACCGTCAAGGTGAGGCTGAGGTTCATGAACAAGGAAAAACTGGCTTCCACCTGTATTTTTACCTGCATGAGCCATAGACAATGAACCAGCTACGTGCTTATGAGGGTTTCCTTCTGTTTCACAATCGATCGAATAGCCTGGTCCGCCCATTCCAGATCCTGTTGGGTCTCCACCCTGTGCTACGAAACCTGGGATAACACGGTGAAAGTTTACACCATTGTAGAAACCTTCGTTTGCAAGCTTTTCAAAGTTAGCAACTGTATTTGGTGCTGCCTCTGGGTAAAACTCAATTTCAATTGTTTCTCCATTATCAAATGCAATTGTTCCTTTTTTCATAAATAAATCCTCCTGCAGTAACAATTTTCTTCAAAGCTCTTTCATTATAGCACATACTTCAGCTGTTCCCTATCATTTCTACTTTTACAAAGTTATTTTGAAATAATCGCTTGTTTTAATGGAAGGTCATGACGAATTAAATCCTCAAAAGATTCTCTCTTCACGACAAGTTGTGCTTCTCCATTTTCTACAAAAACCACCGCTGGTCGAGGTAGTCTGTTATAGTTATTTGCCATAGAATACCCGTACGCACCCGTTGAAAATACAGCCATCGTATCTCCTGCTAAGGCGCGTTGTAATGTGCAATCCCAGATTAACATGTCACCTGACTCACAACATTTTCCTGCAACTGAATAAACCTGTTCTTTAGGTTCATTCATGCGATTTGCAATCGTTGCTTCATACTTTGCTTGATAAAGGGCCGGTCGCAAATTATCTGTCATTCCTCCATCTACTGCAAGATAATGACGAAGTTCTGGCACTTTCTTGTGTGATCCTACTGTATATAACGTCAAACCAGCTTCTCCAACGAGTGAACGTCCTGGCTCAATCCAAATTTCTGGGATTCTCATTTCATTACCTAATTGAGTTCGTACTGCATTAACCATTGCCTCGATATAGTCTCCAACTGGGAGTGGATGATCTTCTTCAGTATACCGAATTCCAAACCCTCCACCTAGGTTAAGAACTTCTGGCTCATACCCATAAAGTTCAAACCATGTAGCAAGGTAACGATAGATTTTCTCAATAGCCATTACAAAACCATTCGTTTCAAAAATTTGAGAACCAATGTGGCAATGGAGACCAAGAAGGTGAATAGCTTTCATGCTTGTTGCTTGAACAATCGCTTGTTCCACTTGACCACTTTGTAAATCAAAACCAAATTTTGAATCTTCCTGTCCAGTTAAGATATAGTCATGGGTATGTGCTTCAATTCCAGGCGTAATACGCAACAGCACATTTGCAACCACATTTTTCTCTTCCGCTAATTGTTCAAGTAACGTTAGCTCATAAAAGTTATCCACGACAAAGCACCCTATTTTCGCATCTAACGCCATTCGAATTTCCGCTTCACTTTTGTTATTTCCATGAAAGTGAATCCGTTCTACCGGAAACCCTGCTTCTAAAGCTGTATAGAGTTCTCCACCTGAAACCACATCAAGACTTAAGCCTTCTTCTTCAGCAAGTTGAATCATTGCCATACAAGAGAATGCTTTACTAGCATAGGCTACTTGGTAGTTGACCTTCTCCTGTTCAAAAGCATTTCGAAATGCTCGCGCTTTCTCTCTAATCATTGCTACATCATAAACGTATAAGGCCGTCCCATATTTTTCACTTAATTTTACTGTATCAACGCCTCCAACTGATAAATGGCCTTCTTCTGAAATTGCTGACGTTCCATATAAATTCACGCTCATTTCTCCCCTCTCGCTGATATGAATGCGAGCAACCCTCCACAAAATAAGAAAAACAGCCAACTTTATAGATACATTGGCTGTTTTCTCCGTATCCTCACGAGTTGGATTAGCTCACCACCGAAAAAATTCCTCTTTCAGTGACAGTCTGCAACTTGTTCAGCAGCAGCCCAGCAAGAAAAGTATGGCTCTTTTCTCACTTCGGCAAATTGACCTTTCTGATATCATCCTCGCATTCCATTCTATGCTCAAATACCATACTCATTCGTTTTGCGCCTCTATCCCCATTACATTCAATGAGGTCTATTCAATTAAGAAATAAATTATCATACTTTTTAAGATTCGGCAAGTGGTTTGTCCGGTTGCTTCGTTTCATTTTGCGGTTCTGTAATGCTTGGACGTAGTTTAGTGAGTGGAACTGATACACGAATCAAAACTTGAATGAAGGCTTTAGGATTAAAAGGAATAAACGGCCATAAGTAGGGGGTGTTTAAAGGTTTTAACGCAACAAGGAATAAAATGATGGACGTAATTCCAATCATATATCCCGGCACTCGAAAGAAAAAGACAAGGAATAAAAGAAGAATCCTTACAAGTTTATTTGCAATCGATAGTTCATAACTTGGTGTGGCATAAGACCCTATCGCAGCAATCGAAACATATAAGATAACTTCTGGAACGAATAATCCCACATCAATGGCAATCTGTCCGATTAACACGGCTGCAATTAACCCCATGGCAGTGGAAAGTGGCGTTGGGGTGTGTATTGCAGCCATCCTTAGCGTTTCGATCCCTACTTCAGCAAGAATAATTTGAACAAAAATCGGTACATTTGTTTCATCATTCGGGCCGATAAAATCGATCGTTTTAGGCAGTAACTGCGGCTCATATACCGCTAATAACCACAGAGGTAGCAACAGTAACGCAGCTAACATCCCACCAAATCTAACCCATCTTAAAAACGCGCCTGGTAAAGGGGCTTCTCGATATTCTTCGGCATGTTGAACATGATGAAAAAAAGTAGTTGGTGTTATAATAACGCTTGGTGAAGTGTCTACGATGATTAACACGTGCCCTTCAAGTAAATGAGAAGCAGCAACATCA from Bacillus sp. Cs-700 encodes the following:
- the lysA gene encoding diaminopimelate decarboxylase is translated as MNLYGTSAISEEGHLSVGGVDTVKLSEKYGTALYVYDVAMIREKARAFRNAFEQEKVNYQVAYASKAFSCMAMIQLAEEEGLSLDVVSGGELYTALEAGFPVERIHFHGNNKSEAEIRMALDAKIGCFVVDNFYELTLLEQLAEEKNVVANVLLRITPGIEAHTHDYILTGQEDSKFGFDLQSGQVEQAIVQATSMKAIHLLGLHCHIGSQIFETNGFVMAIEKIYRYLATWFELYGYEPEVLNLGGGFGIRYTEEDHPLPVGDYIEAMVNAVRTQLGNEMRIPEIWIEPGRSLVGEAGLTLYTVGSHKKVPELRHYLAVDGGMTDNLRPALYQAKYEATIANRMNEPKEQVYSVAGKCCESGDMLIWDCTLQRALAGDTMAVFSTGAYGYSMANNYNRLPRPAVVFVENGEAQLVVKRESFEDLIRHDLPLKQAIISK
- a CDS encoding spore germination protein: MTTKIDNKQKIFKKIKENEEFLKKSIGIGKSFDVGVRKLKILNKEIQFYYCTGLCDTSIIVEIMRELMEVDDHHRLTVKFEQVIHNHLPHQQVTEVKTFDEVVDQVLSGLIAVFMEGEEIAYIIDVRKYPGRTPQEPDTEKVIRGSRDGFTENIIENTALTRRRIRDGRLRNEIFQVGERSKTDVCITYIQDVANPNLVKIIKKKLKEINIDGIPMADKTVEEFLVHQAGNPFPLVRYTERPDVAASHLLEGHVLIIVDTSPSVIITPTTFFHHVQHAEEYREAPLPGAFLRWVRFGGMLAALLLLPLWLLAVYEPQLLPKTIDFIGPNDETNVPIFVQIILAEVGIETLRMAAIHTPTPLSTAMGLIAAVLIGQIAIDVGLFVPEVILYVSIAAIGSYATPSYELSIANKLVRILLLFLVFFFRVPGYMIGITSIILFLVALKPLNTPYLWPFIPFNPKAFIQVLIRVSVPLTKLRPSITEPQNETKQPDKPLAES